The following proteins are co-located in the Armatimonadota bacterium genome:
- the queA gene encoding tRNA preQ1(34) S-adenosylmethionine ribosyltransferase-isomerase QueA, with the protein MNLSDFDFELPEELIAQEPLEDRSASRLLCLNKESGAVEHRQFKDILEFLHPGDLLVVNNTRVTAKRLFGEKTTGGKVEALVLSNEPEPFTFRALMRPGKRLRPGAIVEFGHGLRATILKDAGEGQKIIRFDELSNFGEAMEQFGEVPLPPYIHHRLDSPERYQTVFNKVGGSSAAPTAALHFSEELIAKLKSNGVKFAEVTLDVGIDTFRPVAVENLDEHVMHGETCRISDEAAETINSSMGRIIAVGTTSVRTLESFAIGTRRVASGEKNTQIFIKPGYKFQVVEAMFTNFHLPKTTMLMMISAMASREAVISAYNDAVRNGYRFLSFGDSMYIS; encoded by the coding sequence TTGAATCTGTCTGATTTTGACTTTGAGCTCCCAGAAGAGCTGATCGCGCAGGAACCGCTTGAAGATCGATCTGCCAGCAGACTTTTGTGCCTCAACAAAGAATCCGGGGCGGTGGAACATCGTCAATTCAAAGACATTTTGGAGTTTCTCCATCCCGGAGATCTGCTCGTGGTCAACAACACTCGGGTGACCGCAAAGCGGTTGTTCGGCGAGAAAACTACCGGCGGGAAAGTTGAAGCTTTGGTGCTCAGCAACGAACCAGAGCCGTTCACTTTTCGAGCCTTGATGCGCCCTGGCAAACGACTTCGTCCTGGCGCGATCGTTGAATTTGGACACGGACTAAGGGCAACGATCCTCAAGGATGCTGGCGAAGGACAGAAGATCATCCGGTTCGACGAACTCAGCAACTTCGGGGAAGCGATGGAGCAGTTCGGCGAAGTGCCTTTGCCGCCATACATCCACCACCGTTTGGATTCCCCAGAGCGGTATCAGACGGTGTTCAACAAAGTCGGCGGGAGCAGTGCTGCGCCGACCGCCGCGCTACATTTCTCCGAGGAACTGATCGCGAAACTCAAGTCGAACGGCGTCAAATTCGCCGAAGTCACGCTTGATGTTGGGATCGACACCTTTCGCCCTGTCGCGGTCGAAAATCTGGATGAACACGTTATGCATGGTGAAACGTGCCGCATTTCTGACGAAGCCGCCGAGACGATCAATTCCTCAATGGGCCGAATCATCGCGGTTGGCACGACGTCGGTGCGGACCTTAGAGTCGTTTGCGATTGGAACTCGCCGGGTAGCATCCGGAGAAAAAAACACCCAGATTTTCATCAAACCGGGATACAAGTTTCAAGTCGTTGAGGCGATGTTCACAAACTTCCACTTGCCCAAGACGACCATGTTGATGATGATCTCGGCGATGGCCTCGCGCGAGGCTGTGATTTCAGCGTACAATGATGCAGTTCGGAACGGCTACAGGTTTCTTAGTTTCGGCGACTCAATGTATATTTCTTGA
- a CDS encoding helix-turn-helix domain-containing protein, with translation MSPRQESVLTTQEEFDPLAYIESAFREDKKEPLAAEIDSDEDFKLPSIGEFLGKKSAKPAATKAPRVARKQDASGENLSSPRPRRVRKAETSEPTIDPELQAIWSRLPRNIEFLSTFFDDKVTANYYTGEFKESRQELIQRLLDPELTLEEVSRLLGVCPATVRRYTNRNWLEHHRTQGGQRRFRLSGVVKFVESHGRVTD, from the coding sequence ATGAGCCCCCGACAGGAGTCCGTTTTGACTACTCAGGAAGAGTTTGATCCATTAGCTTATATTGAGAGTGCATTTAGGGAAGATAAGAAAGAGCCCCTCGCTGCAGAAATCGACAGCGACGAAGATTTTAAGCTTCCTTCTATTGGCGAATTTTTAGGAAAAAAATCAGCTAAGCCTGCGGCGACAAAAGCACCGCGAGTTGCACGCAAGCAAGATGCTTCTGGCGAGAACCTTTCTTCCCCACGCCCTCGCCGTGTTCGCAAGGCTGAGACATCCGAACCAACGATCGATCCAGAACTTCAGGCGATTTGGTCTCGGCTCCCACGAAACATCGAGTTTCTTTCAACATTTTTTGACGACAAGGTCACTGCAAACTACTACACGGGCGAATTCAAGGAGTCTCGGCAAGAGCTCATCCAACGACTTCTGGACCCAGAATTGACTCTTGAAGAGGTCAGCCGCTTGCTCGGCGTTTGCCCTGCAACTGTTCGACGCTACACTAATCGAAATTGGCTGGAGCATCACCGAACACAAGGCGGACAACGACGATTCCGACTGAGCGGCGTAGTCAAGTTCGTTGAATCTCACGGCCGAGTTACCGACTAA
- a CDS encoding HAD-IIIA family hydrolase codes for MEVRWNPGRFAVACAADAGLELPDSAANQYDAILAPRWPLFQQLNTERSTEVLDEFWREQTRLWLDAVGAPQHWVEPVRTEAEHQLYHTDRWFSLIQGTVEGLEMLKSKGHRLAVCSNWDRSLHRLIDAKNLSQYFEVVIASLEEGVEKPEPGIFQAFCERMNCDPIDVLHVGDDPIDDLQGAKTFGMHSAWLCPSASEKSHRVEDEFDRFVIRSLPELAEMLG; via the coding sequence ATGGAAGTTCGATGGAATCCCGGACGGTTTGCTGTCGCATGCGCCGCAGATGCTGGGCTAGAACTGCCGGATTCCGCTGCGAATCAGTACGATGCGATCCTTGCGCCACGTTGGCCGCTCTTCCAGCAACTCAACACCGAGCGATCAACTGAAGTCCTCGATGAGTTTTGGAGAGAGCAAACGCGCTTGTGGCTGGACGCTGTCGGTGCGCCACAACATTGGGTTGAACCGGTCCGCACCGAAGCCGAACACCAGCTCTACCATACGGATCGGTGGTTTTCACTTATCCAAGGCACGGTTGAAGGCCTTGAAATGCTCAAATCGAAGGGTCACCGCCTAGCCGTCTGCAGCAACTGGGATCGGTCGCTCCACCGCTTGATAGACGCAAAGAATTTGTCCCAATATTTCGAAGTCGTGATCGCATCGTTGGAAGAAGGGGTCGAGAAGCCTGAACCCGGAATCTTTCAGGCATTCTGCGAGCGGATGAACTGCGACCCCATCGATGTGTTGCACGTTGGGGATGATCCGATCGACGATCTCCAGGGAGCGAAGACCTTCGGAATGCATTCGGCCTGGCTTTGCCCGTCAGCGTCCGAGAAGTCTCATCGTGTCGAAGACGAATTCGATCGCTTCGTTATTCGATCATTGCCAGAACTTGCGGAGATGCTCGGTTGA